In the genome of Shewanella denitrificans OS217, the window GTAGTCTTACTTGTGAAAGTGCTTCTAATCGGAGCCTTGATCATGAAAAATTTGATGTCTTCTTATCCCATAGCTATCGAGATAAAGACTTAGTTTTTGCGGTTAAAAAATACTTGGAAGACCATGATTTATCAGTATATGTGGACTGGATTGATGAACAAGAGTTAGACCGTTCATCTGTGGATGTTGAGACCGCTGAAACATTACGAAAACGTATGTCCCAGTGCCAGTCTTTACTTTTTGTAACATCATCTAACTCCACTACCAGCAAGTGGATGCCTTGGGAGTGCGGGTATTTCGATGGAATTAATGGGAAAATTGCTATATTTCCCATTGCAAAATCCGATGAAAGTTCTTTTGCTGGTCAAGAGTACTTAGGACTTTATCCATATATAGACGTACTTGGTACTATTTGGGTTAATAGCGTTAAATCTGGATTTTGTTCAATGAAAGAATGGTTAAATGGTAAATCACCTGATAGCTATTAGTACGTAAATAAAGGTCTCACATTCCCTTTTGAGTTAAAGGGGGAGGCCAGAACAGCACTTTTAACTTGATAATTGTTTTGGGAGTAATATATGGCTAGAAAAGTATTCTTTAGTTTTCATTACGAGCGTGATGTTAGGCGTG includes:
- a CDS encoding toll/interleukin-1 receptor domain-containing protein, whose translation is MALLKESDLRSYLNKSSLTCESASNRSLDHEKFDVFLSHSYRDKDLVFAVKKYLEDHDLSVYVDWIDEQELDRSSVDVETAETLRKRMSQCQSLLFVTSSNSTTSKWMPWECGYFDGINGKIAIFPIAKSDESSFAGQEYLGLYPYIDVLGTIWVNSVKSGFCSMKEWLNGKSPDSY